Proteins from a single region of Bos javanicus breed banteng chromosome 7, ARS-OSU_banteng_1.0, whole genome shotgun sequence:
- the RFESD gene encoding Rieske domain-containing protein, with translation MDPGGSEQDPEMKEQYASVYVGREEDIKRSERITAVVHDREVVIFYHKGEFHAMDIRCYHSGGPLHLGEIEEFDGRACIVCPWHKYKITLETGEGLYQSIDPKDPSAKPMWCSKGIKQRIHTVTVDNGNIYVTLSNEPFKCDSDYYATGIFKVIPSSF, from the exons ATGGATCCTGGTGGCTCTGAACAAGATCCTGAAATGAAGGAGCAATATGCTTCTGTCTATGTGGGTAGAGAAGAAGACATTAAAAGATCTGAAAGAATAACAGCTGTTGTCCATGACAGAGAAGTGGTGATTTTCTACCACAAAGGAGAATTTCATGCTATGGATATTCGCTGTTACC ACTCAGGAGGACCTTTACATTTGGGAGAAATAGAG gaATTTGATGGACGAGCATGTATAGTTTGCCCCTGGCATAAGTACAAAATTACTTTGGAAACAGGAGAAGGACTGTATCAGTCTATAGATCCTAAAGACCCATCAGCAAAACCCATGTGGTGCTCCAAAGGAATAAAGCAAAGGATTCACACAGTGACAGTGGACAATGGGAATATTTATGTGACTCTTTCTAATGAGCCTTTTAAGTGTGACTCTGACTATTATGCTACTGGAATCTTCAAAGTAATTCCGAGTTCCTTCTGA